One segment of Nocardioides sp. QY071 DNA contains the following:
- a CDS encoding MCE family protein: MNRLVSKKILVALVIAAVLAGLFAWNRDTSSTTVRAYFASAEGLNVSDDVKVLGVKVGKITAIENRPDGVLVTLKVDSGRPIPAEAHAAIVSPSLVSGRFVQLEPVYDGGPRLEDGATIAKERTAVPVTFDDVKQQLTDLATTLGPDAGKQDGPLAVAIKAIDQSLAEGNSDQLRTSIAELRSAATALSDGRSDLFSTIEHLDTFTRNLALNDAAVRGFTTELDDVSTVLADNRTNLTGALTDLGRVLEATEKYFKRHRKQIRTTTTDVNLLAATLADRSNELAGVLHVAPHAIVDLSNTIQDQAITGRATLSALDNVPQLLCGAVLGVGGTAEQCAKVLQPLIDLLGIGSIGGTQ; the protein is encoded by the coding sequence GTGAACCGTCTCGTGAGCAAGAAGATCCTGGTCGCGCTCGTGATCGCCGCCGTCCTGGCGGGCCTCTTCGCGTGGAACCGCGACACCAGCAGCACCACGGTGCGCGCGTACTTCGCCAGCGCCGAGGGCCTCAACGTCAGTGACGACGTCAAGGTGCTCGGCGTGAAGGTCGGCAAGATCACCGCGATCGAGAACAGGCCCGACGGTGTGCTGGTCACGTTGAAGGTCGACTCCGGCCGGCCGATCCCCGCCGAGGCGCACGCCGCGATCGTGTCGCCCAGCCTGGTCAGCGGGAGGTTCGTCCAGCTCGAGCCGGTCTACGACGGCGGCCCGCGTCTCGAGGACGGCGCCACCATCGCGAAGGAGAGGACCGCAGTACCGGTCACCTTCGACGACGTGAAGCAGCAGCTGACCGACCTGGCGACCACCCTCGGCCCCGATGCGGGCAAGCAGGACGGACCGCTGGCGGTCGCGATCAAGGCGATCGACCAGAGCCTGGCCGAGGGGAACTCCGACCAGCTGCGGACCTCGATCGCCGAGCTCCGTAGCGCCGCGACGGCCCTGTCCGACGGACGATCCGACCTCTTCTCGACCATCGAGCACCTCGACACGTTCACCCGCAACCTCGCCCTCAACGACGCGGCGGTGCGGGGCTTCACGACCGAGCTCGACGATGTCAGCACCGTCCTGGCCGACAACCGCACCAACCTCACCGGAGCCCTGACCGACCTCGGCCGGGTGCTGGAGGCGACGGAGAAGTACTTCAAGAGGCATCGCAAGCAGATCCGGACCACGACCACCGACGTCAACCTGCTCGCCGCCACCCTGGCCGACCGGTCCAACGAGCTCGCCGGCGTCCTGCACGTCGCGCCGCACGCGATCGTCGACCTCAGCAACACCATCCAGGACCAGGCGATCACCGGCCGGGCCACGCTCTCGGCGCTCGACAACGTCCCTCAGCTGCTCTGCGGCGCGGTCCTCGGCGTCGGCGGCACGGCCGAGCAGTGCGCGAAGGTGCTGCAACCGCTGATCGACCTGCTCGGGATCGGCTCGATCGGAGGCACCCAGTGA
- a CDS encoding MCE family protein: MTLSRALLPAVVVAGLALTGCDIQPNDNTLPGQVAVGDDGYTVEVHFDQIENLVPNSTVQKDNVVIGTVGEIRAEGWEAVVDLHLLDDVVLPADAVFSIGQKTLLGAQYVEVSAPDGSTGTHPAGARLAEGAVVPVAQTGTYPATEQVLGAVALLLNNGGLSQISTITGELSTALRDRVPDTRGLIRHTNDLLSVLDANKSEIVRALESLNSLSAGLRQDQQQIATAIDRITPGLKVLDQERNRLVKAVTRTSRTGVRASEVIRASETALLANLDSLGPILEHLGQASESLPESLKIALTIPFPVMTARNALRGDYANLFATLDLRDSSLLASWLGLIGVPATPPADAAAPETPAVPEAPVPAPGTPAPTEPTTSGDVQTPAAPAEPVPDCGLLKKILGGC, from the coding sequence GTGACCCTCTCCCGCGCCCTCCTACCCGCCGTCGTCGTGGCGGGGCTCGCCCTCACCGGCTGCGACATCCAGCCCAACGACAACACGCTGCCCGGCCAGGTCGCGGTCGGCGACGACGGCTACACCGTCGAGGTGCACTTCGACCAGATCGAGAACCTGGTCCCGAACTCGACGGTCCAGAAGGACAACGTCGTGATCGGCACCGTCGGCGAGATCCGCGCCGAGGGCTGGGAGGCGGTCGTCGACCTGCACCTGCTCGACGACGTGGTGCTGCCCGCGGACGCGGTGTTCTCGATCGGCCAGAAGACCCTCCTCGGTGCCCAGTACGTCGAGGTCTCGGCCCCCGACGGCTCGACCGGAACTCACCCCGCCGGCGCCCGGCTGGCCGAGGGTGCGGTGGTGCCGGTCGCGCAGACCGGCACCTACCCCGCCACCGAGCAGGTCCTCGGCGCCGTCGCGCTGCTGCTCAACAACGGCGGCCTGTCCCAGATCAGCACCATCACCGGCGAGCTCTCGACGGCGCTGCGGGACCGGGTGCCCGACACCCGTGGCCTGATCCGGCACACCAACGACCTGCTCTCGGTGCTCGACGCCAACAAGTCCGAGATCGTGCGCGCGCTGGAGTCGCTCAACAGCCTCAGCGCCGGCCTGCGTCAGGACCAGCAGCAGATCGCCACTGCCATCGACCGGATCACCCCCGGCCTGAAGGTGCTCGACCAGGAGCGCAACCGGCTGGTCAAGGCGGTCACCAGGACCAGCCGCACCGGCGTCCGCGCGAGCGAGGTGATCCGCGCGAGCGAGACCGCACTGCTCGCCAACCTCGACTCCCTCGGCCCGATCCTCGAGCACCTCGGCCAGGCCAGCGAGTCGCTGCCCGAGTCGCTCAAGATCGCGCTCACCATCCCGTTCCCGGTGATGACCGCGCGCAACGCGCTGCGCGGGGACTACGCCAACCTGTTCGCCACGCTCGACCTGCGCGACAGCAGCCTGCTGGCCAGCTGGCTCGGCCTGATCGGCGTACCTGCGACGCCGCCGGCCGACGCCGCCGCGCCGGAGACCCCCGCCGTACCGGAGGCTCCGGTCCCGGCGCCCGGCACGCCCGCGCCCACCGAGCCGACGACGTCCGGCGACGTGCAGACGCCGGCTGCACCGGCCGAGCCCGTGCCGGACTGCGGCCTGCTCAAGAAGATCCTCGGAGGCTGTTAG
- a CDS encoding MlaD family protein — protein sequence MLLTPLIKRQLRIFTVLAVVALGLAFFQYARVPAMLGIGVYDVDVDFGDASGLYPKAAVTYRGVEVGQVSKLEVTDEGAIATLRLDNDAKIPAGASAELHSTSAVGEQYVDLVDPRTPPAGGEVLADGARIPRERAVEMPQITPVLDSVNRLLESVPKAETKRVLDEVDAGLGGAGPDLNELVDSTGDVLSEAQARIDATTSLIAAVQPVLETQRDLGSRTQSYAASLDELTTALAAGDSAAVRTLLKNAPGGLDAATRTVTDLQPVLPMMLANLTTNAQVLNTYLPQLHQTLVVYPSLVARLQSAINPRAEHGDVKLDLRAALNNPPTCQSGYLSPKERRNPRATEVRDVDPLAHCEIAPDNPTAVRGARNLPCPGGDGRGNTPAACGEHFGGGVWPDSSGTVAYDLAVGHGDGTTTVTAPASADAPETGGDELWKILVLAPLGVR from the coding sequence ATGCTGCTCACCCCGCTGATCAAGCGCCAGCTGCGCATCTTCACCGTCCTCGCGGTGGTCGCGCTGGGCCTCGCGTTCTTCCAGTACGCCCGGGTGCCGGCCATGCTCGGCATCGGCGTCTACGACGTCGACGTCGACTTCGGGGACGCGAGCGGGCTCTACCCGAAGGCCGCGGTCACCTACCGCGGCGTCGAGGTCGGCCAGGTCTCGAAGCTCGAGGTCACCGACGAGGGCGCGATCGCCACGCTGCGCCTCGACAACGACGCGAAGATCCCGGCCGGCGCGTCCGCCGAGCTGCACAGCACCTCCGCCGTCGGCGAGCAGTACGTCGACCTGGTCGACCCCCGCACCCCGCCCGCGGGAGGCGAGGTGCTCGCCGACGGCGCGAGGATCCCGCGCGAGCGGGCCGTCGAGATGCCGCAGATCACGCCGGTCCTGGACTCGGTCAACCGGCTGCTGGAGTCGGTGCCGAAGGCGGAGACCAAGCGGGTCCTCGACGAGGTCGACGCCGGACTCGGCGGCGCGGGCCCCGACCTCAACGAGCTGGTCGACTCCACCGGCGACGTGCTGAGCGAGGCCCAGGCGCGGATCGACGCCACCACCTCGCTGATCGCCGCGGTGCAGCCGGTGCTCGAGACCCAGCGTGACCTCGGCTCGCGGACGCAGTCGTACGCCGCCTCCCTGGACGAGCTCACCACCGCCCTCGCAGCCGGCGACTCGGCCGCCGTACGCACTCTGCTGAAGAACGCACCCGGCGGCCTCGACGCGGCCACCCGCACGGTCACCGACCTGCAGCCGGTACTGCCGATGATGCTGGCCAACCTGACCACCAACGCCCAGGTGCTCAACACCTACCTGCCGCAGCTGCACCAGACGCTCGTCGTCTACCCCTCGCTCGTCGCGCGGCTGCAGTCGGCGATCAACCCGCGGGCCGAGCACGGCGACGTGAAGCTCGACCTGCGCGCCGCGCTCAACAACCCGCCGACCTGCCAGAGCGGCTACCTGTCGCCGAAGGAGCGGCGCAACCCGCGTGCGACCGAGGTCCGCGACGTCGACCCCCTGGCGCACTGCGAGATCGCGCCCGACAACCCGACCGCCGTCCGCGGCGCCCGCAACCTGCCGTGCCCCGGGGGCGACGGCCGCGGCAACACCCCCGCCGCCTGTGGCGAGCACTTCGGAGGCGGCGTGTGGCCGGACTCCAGCGGCACGGTCGCCTACGACCTCGCCGTCGGACACGGCGACGGCACCACGACCGTGACCGCGCCGGCCTCTGCCGATGCGCCCGAGACCGGAGGAGACGAGCTGTGGAAGATCCTCGTGCTGGCACCCCTGGGGGTCCGGTGA
- a CDS encoding h domain protein — protein sequence MTALRSRTILAAVVLALLALAVAVTLGAQRAADLTEARADALAAAKERVPALLGYDAATLDADLATADDQTTGGFHADYGKILDEVVEPTAAQRGISTTAAVNAAGVVRGTRDRVVVLLFLTQTTTAAKGEDGGKGGTSVSGSRVEVTMKRVGDGWKIAGLEPK from the coding sequence ATGACCGCCCTGCGCAGCCGCACCATCCTCGCCGCCGTCGTACTCGCTCTCCTGGCTCTCGCCGTCGCCGTCACCCTCGGCGCCCAGCGCGCCGCCGACCTCACCGAGGCCCGCGCCGACGCGCTGGCCGCCGCGAAGGAGCGGGTCCCGGCCCTGCTGGGCTACGACGCCGCGACCCTCGACGCCGACCTGGCCACCGCCGACGACCAGACCACCGGCGGCTTCCACGCCGACTACGGCAAGATCCTCGACGAGGTCGTCGAGCCGACCGCCGCCCAGCGCGGCATCTCCACGACCGCCGCCGTCAACGCGGCCGGCGTGGTCCGCGGCACCCGCGACCGGGTCGTCGTACTGCTGTTCCTCACCCAGACCACCACCGCAGCCAAGGGCGAGGACGGCGGCAAGGGCGGTACGTCGGTCTCCGGCAGCCGGGTCGAGGTCACCATGAAGCGGGTGGGCGACGGCTGGAAGATCGCGGGCCTCGAGCCGAAGTAG
- a CDS encoding GNAT family N-acetyltransferase — MSFEIRPQRPDDDDATRQLIGAAFGAEGAAVVGVWGDVVARGHDRAQLVAVDATGALVGHVGLSHGWLDTRQALVDVLVLSPLSVAPAHQGRGAGAALLEAAVAEADRLGAPVVVLEGDPGYYSRHGWSPAAELGIEAPTRRVPGPAFQAVPLASYQTWMTGRVVYRDVWWEHDSTGLRDPVLADIEARLG; from the coding sequence ATGAGCTTCGAGATCCGGCCTCAGCGCCCCGACGACGACGATGCGACGAGGCAGCTGATCGGCGCCGCCTTCGGCGCCGAGGGCGCCGCCGTGGTCGGGGTGTGGGGCGACGTGGTCGCCCGCGGACACGACCGGGCCCAGCTGGTCGCGGTCGACGCGACCGGGGCGCTGGTGGGCCACGTCGGGCTCAGCCACGGCTGGCTCGACACCCGGCAGGCGCTGGTCGACGTGCTCGTGCTCAGCCCGCTCAGCGTCGCGCCCGCCCACCAGGGCCGGGGAGCCGGTGCGGCGCTGCTCGAGGCCGCGGTCGCGGAGGCGGACCGGCTCGGTGCGCCGGTCGTCGTGCTCGAGGGCGACCCGGGCTACTACTCGCGGCACGGCTGGTCGCCGGCCGCCGAACTCGGCATCGAGGCGCCCACCCGGCGGGTGCCCGGACCGGCGTTCCAGGCGGTGCCGCTGGCGTCGTACCAGACCTGGATGACGGGCCGGGTCGTCTACCGCGACGTGTGGTGGGAGCACGACTCCACCGGCCTGCGCGACCCGGTGCTCGCCGACATCGAGGCCCGCCTCGGCTGA
- a CDS encoding helix-turn-helix domain-containing protein encodes MTEQRPSVVTPDLAGLRALSHPTRLRILSHLRIEGPATATTLATRFGLNSGATSYHLRQLAEHGFVVEDPDRGNARDRWWKAAHQETHSRAAQARTPEERDVADAFLQAATVMYAQNLQAAMEERPLLPPQWRAASTVSDWVHTIPAAKAADLVARIKELIASVDDAEPDEDAVPFAFQIQAFPVPGHVAPAPEA; translated from the coding sequence ATGACCGAGCAGCGACCCAGCGTGGTGACCCCCGACCTCGCGGGCCTGCGCGCCCTCTCCCACCCCACCCGGCTGCGGATCCTCAGCCACCTGCGGATCGAGGGACCGGCCACGGCCACCACGCTCGCGACCCGGTTCGGGCTCAACAGCGGCGCGACGTCGTACCACCTGCGCCAGCTGGCCGAGCACGGCTTCGTGGTCGAGGACCCCGACCGGGGCAACGCCCGCGACCGGTGGTGGAAGGCGGCGCACCAGGAGACGCACAGCCGTGCCGCGCAGGCCCGCACGCCCGAGGAGCGCGACGTCGCCGACGCGTTCCTGCAGGCGGCGACGGTGATGTACGCCCAGAACCTGCAGGCCGCGATGGAGGAGCGGCCGCTGCTGCCCCCGCAGTGGCGGGCCGCCTCGACGGTGAGCGACTGGGTGCACACCATCCCGGCCGCGAAGGCCGCCGACCTGGTGGCGCGGATCAAGGAGCTGATCGCGTCCGTCGACGACGCCGAGCCGGACGAGGACGCGGTGCCGTTCGCCTTCCAGATCCAGGCGTTCCCGGTCCCCGGGCACGTCGCGCCCGCGCCGGAGGCCTGA
- a CDS encoding MFS transporter, with protein sequence MRAGSGALAGFLAADAISLAGTRLSQIAVPWLVLTTTGSATRTGLVAFAGLLPLVLAQALCGPWIDRTGARRVAIGFDVASGIAVAAVPIAYAAGWLHFPVLVALVAVTGALRGPSEAARHAMVPSLVRYVGLPTERVTGLVGTTDRLSALVGAAVGGGLVAVLGPATALLVDAGSFLACAAVLAVATRRVGSVRPEPQGSSYLAELRGGWDVLRRDPVLLAMMVMVAVTNLLDQGYSSVMLPVWADDVGGGPAAIGLLGACRGGAALVGSVLATWRAERLPRFRTYLVGYLLAGAPRWIVLAVGAPLWLVALVHVVAGFGAGFINPVLGAVQFERIPEDAMGRVSALSLAASWSLMPLGGLLAGLAVTGTGLSAGLMLFGVAYLVTTMAPLLSPAWRTIDERPQVVVVAASAKASTAARS encoded by the coding sequence GTGCGGGCGGGCTCGGGCGCCCTCGCGGGCTTCCTCGCCGCCGACGCCATCTCGCTCGCCGGCACCCGGCTCTCGCAGATCGCCGTGCCGTGGCTGGTCCTGACCACGACCGGGTCGGCCACCCGCACCGGCCTGGTGGCGTTCGCCGGGCTGCTGCCGCTCGTGCTCGCCCAGGCCCTCTGTGGACCGTGGATCGACCGCACCGGCGCGCGCCGCGTCGCGATCGGGTTCGACGTCGCGTCCGGGATCGCGGTCGCCGCCGTCCCGATCGCGTACGCCGCCGGCTGGCTGCACTTCCCGGTGCTCGTGGCGCTGGTGGCCGTGACCGGTGCCCTGCGGGGACCGTCCGAGGCCGCGCGGCACGCGATGGTCCCCTCCCTGGTGCGGTACGTCGGGCTGCCCACCGAGCGGGTCACCGGCCTGGTCGGTACGACGGACCGGCTCTCCGCACTGGTCGGTGCGGCGGTCGGCGGCGGCCTGGTCGCGGTGCTCGGGCCAGCGACTGCGCTGCTGGTCGACGCGGGCTCCTTCCTGGCCTGCGCGGCGGTGCTCGCGGTGGCGACCCGTCGGGTCGGCAGCGTGCGGCCGGAGCCGCAGGGGTCGTCGTACCTCGCCGAGCTGCGGGGCGGATGGGACGTGCTGCGCCGCGACCCGGTGCTGCTCGCGATGATGGTGATGGTCGCGGTGACCAACCTGCTCGACCAGGGCTACTCGTCGGTGATGCTGCCGGTCTGGGCCGACGACGTGGGCGGTGGCCCGGCGGCGATCGGCCTCCTCGGTGCCTGCCGGGGCGGTGCCGCCCTGGTCGGCTCGGTGCTCGCGACCTGGCGGGCCGAGCGACTGCCGCGGTTCCGCACGTATCTCGTCGGCTACCTCCTCGCCGGTGCCCCGCGCTGGATCGTGCTCGCCGTCGGTGCGCCGCTGTGGCTGGTCGCGCTGGTGCACGTGGTCGCCGGGTTCGGTGCCGGGTTCATCAACCCGGTCCTCGGCGCCGTGCAGTTCGAGCGGATCCCCGAGGACGCGATGGGCCGGGTCAGCGCGCTGTCGCTCGCCGCGTCGTGGTCGCTGATGCCGCTCGGCGGCCTGCTCGCCGGTCTGGCGGTCACCGGCACCGGCCTGTCCGCCGGCCTGATGCTGTTCGGGGTCGCCTACCTCGTGACCACGATGGCGCCCCTGCTGTCGCCGGCGTGGCGGACCATCGACGAGCGCCCTCAGGTCGTCGTGGTGGCGGCCTCCGCGAAGGCCTCGACCGCCGCCAGGTCGTAG